The genomic interval AAAAGCCTCAATTTGATGGAACACTTGGCTCGGAATTTATGGCTGCATTTTGCGGCCAATCTGAAGATTGGGTTGGAGATCAATTGCAATGATTGCGGATTTAGAATTGTGCACTGGATGCCACTTGAGCTGCTCCAGCTCAAGGTTCTGCCTAATCAAATGATTTACCGCAACAAAATTCCGTACGCCATTTATTTTGGCCAATTCGTGCCAATAAACAAAGTATCATTCGCCCGGCATGtggcaacaaataaaagatCCAGCTAAAGACCAATACAGTACGAAGATCTGCAGCCGAATGGGCgaagaacaacaaatattgCAGTGTAAACAACAATAAGCCCAATGGCAACCGATCATCATTAGACCAATGATTATCATTTGTCTAATGATCATTGGCAATTTGAATTCTATCGGAACCCGGACGTCAGAGTCGCGATTTTGAATCGCCGCCAAATCAAAATTCCTacacgaaaataaaatttaattgcctACAAATTGGCGCGTTGagttttattgcattttaaaaatatgtaccTCATATACATGCCAATACacttagaaaaaaaaacgcaacggttttgtataaatttcatttcaaaatttGAGATGCAATATTGATATCGAATATTCCTATCAAGATCTAAACAtaagaatttatttttcaatatgcaTATGATTAAgtaatatatacttattaaaaGAATTTACATACTTAATGTAAGCATTACTCAAATAAAGTACACTTAAAAAAATGATTTCCCTCAAGcaatcaaaattgttttcgaAAATATACattattgcaaaaaatatCTCTATTaacataatcataatcattaccaaaatttcgaaaaaaaacgctattagaaaatattactaaaatatttaagtacatTTCATTTTAGTATTAAACTAAACTGTATTTTTAAGTATTCCACATTTTTAGATTAAAACGAGttcttgaaataaaaatatcattCCCAATTTAAACACTTTCGCGCCTAACAAATTGCTCGACTGTTTCTCTAAGTGCATCAGCCGCGAACTAAGCGCTTCGTAAAGCAAGTACGTGTACATGGAACATTTCCAGTTGAGGGCAGAGTCCTGCCCCCTGCCCCATTCCGCGCCCCTTCCTTCgccccctgcccctgcccctgttTGTGGGTGGCAACTTTTTACAGCAACcggcaaacaaatatttgatttagaCAAATGGCTATGATTAATTTACGATTTCCTAACGTTTCGCCTAATTTGTCTGGGAAGTTCATAAAAAACTAATGCAAAGAAAAGCTGAGCCAACCAAATAGACAGAGAGTGCGCGGCTGgggaataccctgtaaaaactGTAAGAAACATTTGCATGCCTCACCTCTGTACAATTTATTCTCATACAactttcatgtttttttttgctgattttaGTAAAAATTTCCGTACTTAAAGCTGGCACTTTAAAGATTTGATATActgaaaattaagaaaatgcTACGAGATATAAAGGTTTTTAATTTGATGGAAGTAGACAGGtaggcaaatatataaatattcctCCATGACGAAGTCtcttgtatacatatacagatatatgtCTAACGTACATTGAACACACCTCTTAAATACTCTTTAGCTCTTTAATAGACCTTCGATTTCTTATCAAATTAAGAGAACGTTCGCCTCAATctaatctctctctctctctctctcttgaaAGTTTTGTTTACCAGGTTATCAGCTCAGCCGGCAAATATGGGAATATATTAAACGTGTAATACACAGAGATCTATTGAATTTCAGTTCTAGCATAGCCACAGCTCGAGGCACAGTTCGAACCACTTCCAGCACGGGAGATTGCGAAATGGTATGTATTTTGGATCACGCTTTGAACGCGTGCATGCCGTTCTTATCGATTAACCCTTCATGAGCAATGTTAACTGATTAATTATGGGTCAAGTACTGAAAATAAGTTAGAAAATTAGTTGCCAACAAGAGGCAGAAGCAGCCTTGTCACGcccataaataatttatatactaGCTCGAAACGACAAATCATTTTAGACCACCAGACGTCTATCTGTCAGTAAGAACCTATTGCACACTGGAATTATTTGACATAAGAATAAAGTTTAATATGAGTTATCGAGAAATTTGTGGGCTAGTCTGAATGGAGTTATTGATAAATTCACACAAATTCGAgtgatattaataaatatcgatCAAGCCATTTTGATCTGTCTAACCTGTCTTCTATCCGTCTGAAGTTCTTACAGATCTCAAagacaaaatttgaataaattaagTTTACATTTAAGTTTCAtttagttatcgataactttaaGAGCTAGACCAGATTTGATATATCAATAATGTTTACTTTAAGTTCGAAATTCAAATTCctcttaaatcaataaatatcgatttttgattcgttttttctttatcaagaACCGTGTTCAATTCTTCCAACtacttttatttcattttattttcttttaattccaGAATTTAAGATGGGCGCTTCATTTTATGCTGCTGAGTCTATTGGCCCTTCAGGAAATACACTTTACGGCTGGTTCACGAATTCTGGCTGCGTTTTTCCTTCCCGGCAAAAGTCATTTTATGATGACAAACTCGATCATCAGGGAACTGGTCAAGCGCGGACATGAggttgaaattgaaaacagAAACTGATTTAAATATTCACTTGATTAACACTTTCTGTTGTAGGTGACTTTTATCACGCCTTTTTCACTGGCCAAAGAGAACCTGGGAGCTAATTATAAGGAAATTGTGCTGCCACAATACGATATGTGGACAGATAGTGAGTCGATAACAGACACAAAATagatataatttaataaataatagatagattaatatatatctatatatatttattcgcAGTAAAGCAAATGTCGAACAGAGAAATAATTTTGGATATGGCGGATGTGTCTAGCCTGAAATTCCTGCGTATGCTGCAGGTGATGGGCGTGCATAGCACGGACTTTGCCTTTGAGCAGCCCGAGATTCAGGCTCTGATCAATGCCGAGCATAAGGTGGGCCAGTACGATCTGCTTTTGGCCGAGCAGTTCTACAATGAGGGCGCCTTGATACTGGGTCATCTGTATCAGATACCCGTCATCACGGTCTCCACGTTCGGCAACACGAACTACTTCAGCGAGCTGGTGGGCATCATTACGCCCTGGTCGTATAGTCCGCATGGCTTCATGACCTTCACCAATCGCATGAGCTTGTCGGAGCGGCTGCTCAACGTGTTCATCTGCGGCACGGAGCATCTGATGCGCCGTTTCCTCTATTATCCCGCCCATGATGAGGTGCTCAGAAAGCACTTTGCCAAGCTGCTCGATGTGGTGCCCACAACGAAGCAGCTGGAGCGCAACATCTCCGCCATCCTCATGAACAACTATATGCCCCTGGAGGCACCCAGACCCATTTCCTTCAACCAAATATCCGTCGGCGGACTGCACATTCTGCCGCCCAAGCCTCTGCCGCAACATTTGCAAAAGTTCCTCGACGAGGCAACACATGGCGCCATTTACTTTAGTTTGggtaaatattgaatatttttatttatttatttgcaaaacTAAATGATAAATGTGTAGACTTGATCAGTATCCGAGTTTGAGTATTTCTTGTTTTAAAAGCAACTTGCACTCGTTCAGATCgaatctatatataatattaagaCGATAGAACATTTTTTCTTCAAGATAAAGGAAACTAAACAAACGATCAAAATCTGATCCATTCTCCTCTAGGATCTTGCATAATTTgagtttctatatatattttatccgcaagggtatttaatattcgacAATCTATAGATATATCTTCCGTCTCATTCAGTAATCATATCATGAACGAGTCTTAAATTTCTTAAAGGAATCCTAAAGCATAAGTTAAATCTCTTCCACTCTCTCCTAGAATTTCCCATTATATAGGCATATCGGaagttaaacat from Drosophila virilis strain 15010-1051.87 chromosome 2, Dvir_AGI_RSII-ME, whole genome shotgun sequence carries:
- the Ugt49B2 gene encoding UDP-glycosyltransferase UGT5, translated to MNLRWALHFMLLSLLALQEIHFTAGSRILAAFFLPGKSHFMMTNSIIRELVKRGHEVTFITPFSLAKENLGANYKEIVLPQYDMWTDIKQMSNREIILDMADVSSLKFLRMLQVMGVHSTDFAFEQPEIQALINAEHKVGQYDLLLAEQFYNEGALILGHLYQIPVITVSTFGNTNYFSELVGIITPWSYSPHGFMTFTNRMSLSERLLNVFICGTEHLMRRFLYYPAHDEVLRKHFAKLLDVVPTTKQLERNISAILMNNYMPLEAPRPISFNQISVGGLHILPPKPLPQHLQKFLDEATHGAIYFSLGTQVRSADLPPEKLKIFLDAFGSLKQRVLWKFEDDSFPNLPANVMIQKWMPQGDILAHPNVKVFIAHGGLFGLQEALHYGVPVLGMPVYCDQHFNIHQGKADGYALGLDYRTISTEQLRSSLLELLENPKYRETMKRASRIFRDRPLGAMDTAMFWIDYVIEHQGAPHMVSAGLDLTWYQFYLLDVIAIFVATVVAIIVLPIWILCRILRKSQKQPKRKAKIN